The genomic segment CTCTGCGCTCATTTTCTGTCTCAGCCATATAGAGGTACGCAATGCCTTGCTCTGTGACAACATGTGTGACATCTTCTCCATAAATCATGACCGGTGGCGCAGCAAAGCCGCTATCCTCACCGATCTTGACTGCATCTAGTTCAGGTTTGAAATTGAAGCCGAAACGTCCCTGACTTGTGAGCATCTGAACTACAAGCTTCTTGCCTCTCTGTAAGGAATTTCCCGGATTGGGCATCATGTCGAGCCAAGCAGGAGATGTGTGCCTGCGCCCTAATGTGTTGTGTCCCATATTTGGAGCTCCGCCGAATCCGGTCAAACGTCCGCTAGTGACTGTAGATGAGTTGCCCAGATAGTCCATTTGTAATGTTGCTCCGAGGAAAAGATCAATACCATAAAGTCCGGCAATCTGTGCAAAAGCTCTATTTGATCTTAGTGTTCCGTCTGGACCGATCGGGAATATATCCGATCGAGCTTCCGTGTAGCGCTCCATTCCGATCTCTCCGCCAAAGGTGTACATGCTTTCTACCCAGCCCTTTTCAATTGCAGGAATCATAGTCGGGTGCGGGTTAAGAACCCAGTTCTTACAGACTTTATCTTTCAGGCCAAGTTCCTCACCATACGTAGGCAGCAACAGTTCTATTGCTGCAGCGTTGTAGCCTATTCCATGGTTAAGTGAAGTAACTCCGTGTTTTGCGTAAATACCCTTGATCGTCATCATTCCCTGCAGAATGTGCTGATCACGAATCTTTTTTGGATCTCTTGTGAATAATGCTTCCAATTGGAAGGGTTCATCGGCTAGTACGAATAAATCTACCCAATCTCCCGGGATGTCGACGCGTGGCAATTTGCCACTCTCAACAATCTCGTTTGCCTGGACAACCACAATTGCGTGATGGAATGCCGCCGCTTCAACCAAAGTCGGTGTGTCTTCCGTGCTGTAACCCGTAAATAAATTTCCATCCGGATCGGCCTGATCTGCCGCAACAAAACAAATGTCGGGTATGAGATCAACAAAGAGTCTTGAATACAGTTCAAGATAGGTATGAATTGCGCCGATTTTTAATTTGTTTTCTGCGAGCATATCTGCCAAACGAACACTTTGCTTTCCGGCGTAAGCAAAATTAATCTCACTGGCGATGCCCTTGTCGAACACATCTAAATGCTCGTCCCTGGATATTGAAGGAACTATCATCGTGACGTCATTTACTATGTCGGAATTAACTTTTGTGAGAGCTTGCGCCAAAAATGTTGCCTGTTTCTGATTGTCTCCTTCTATCACCACTCGATCTCCGGGACGCATCAAA from the Synergistaceae bacterium genome contains:
- a CDS encoding malonate decarboxylase subunit alpha; this encodes MNWHKKCDLKQARLRGASPYLNQKQIKSESIVDALEALMRPGDRVVIEGDNQKQATFLAQALTKVNSDIVNDVTMIVPSISRDEHLDVFDKGIASEINFAYAGKQSVRLADMLAENKLKIGAIHTYLELYSRLFVDLIPDICFVAADQADPDGNLFTGYSTEDTPTLVEAAAFHHAIVVVQANEIVESGKLPRVDIPGDWVDLFVLADEPFQLEALFTRDPKKIRDQHILQGMMTIKGIYAKHGVTSLNHGIGYNAAAIELLLPTYGEELGLKDKVCKNWVLNPHPTMIPAIEKGWVESMYTFGGEIGMERYTEARSDIFPIGPDGTLRSNRAFAQIAGLYGIDLFLGATLQMDYLGNSSTVTSGRLTGFGGAPNMGHNTLGRRHTSPAWLDMMPNPGNSLQRGKKLVVQMLTSQGRFGFNFKPELDAVKIGEDSGFAAPPVMIYGEDVTHVVTEQGIAYLYMAETENERRALLAAVAQETPLGEYASKAEVEKMRKEGKVALPDDLGIDPATATHERLAARSLDELVEWSGGLYEIPASFK